In one Dermacentor variabilis isolate Ectoservices chromosome 4, ASM5094787v1, whole genome shotgun sequence genomic region, the following are encoded:
- the LOC142579286 gene encoding sodium/potassium-transporting ATPase subunit beta-2-like, which yields MAPPATDAHEPEKVPLRTVSATADGPEDGAATKADGARSSDQQQAQQEQGGAFSLWLAKPRVMWWIAVLVAILLVAVVLIATLLSTGREIDDTVWTDDASLLTVWPRPKGKHRMIWFRHGSLPYEGREWPELTAQLNGLVSAYDPVRASRNSNVTECFGRRPEHGKVCLFDIRAVAPECTAALDFGYKEGSPCVFLQFSNVLGWEPAPIAKHEAAQLLPAALLPLLKPDLVLLQCEGDTVVDRENLGGVVYTPYQGFRTEFFPYTGHKDYMAPLVAVQFRKPSTAIVIGVRCRLWVRNPPPANASAELFFNLLVD from the exons ATGGCACCACCAGCGACCGACGCACATGAGCCTGAGAAG GTTCCGCTACGCACAGTCTCGGCAACTGCCGATGGTCCCGAGGATGGCGCTGCGACGAAGGCCGATGGCGCCCGATCCTCCGACCAGCAGCAAGCACAGCAGGAGCAGGGGGGCGCCTTCAGCCTGTGGCTGGCCAAGCCGCGGGTCATGTGGTGGATCGCCGTGCTGGTGGCCATCCTGCTCGTGGCGGTCGTGCTTATCGCCACGCTGCTCTCCACCGGGAGGGAGATCGACGACACGGTATGGACGGACGACGCCTCCCTACTGACAGTGTGGCCACGGCCCAAAGGGAAGCACCGAATGATCTG GTTCCGCCACGGAAGCTTGCCGTACGAAGGTCGCGAATGGCCCGAGCTGACTGCGCAGCTCAACGGTCTCGTGTCGGCCTACGACCCCGTGCGCGCGTCGCGCAACTCCAACGTAACCGAGTGCTTCGGCCGGCGGCCGGAACACGGCAAGGTGTGCCTCTTCGACATCCGCGCCGTAGCTCCCGAGTGCACGGCGGCGCTAGACTTCGGCTACAAGGAAGGCAGTCCCTGCGTGTTCCTCCAGTTCTCCAACGTTCTAGGCTGGGAGCCTGCACCCATCGCGAAGCACGAGGCGGCGCAGCTGCTGCCGGCGGCCCTGCTGCCACTGCTCAAGCCGGACCTCGTACTGCTGCAGTGCGAGGGCGACACCGTGGTGGACCGCGAAAACCTGGGCGGCGTGGTGTACACACCGTACCAGGGCTTCCGCACCGAGTTCTTCCCGTACACGGGACACAAGGACTACATGGCGCCCCTGGTGGCCGTCCAGTTTAGGAAACCCTCGACGGCCATAGTGATCGGCGTCCGCTGCCGCCTCTGGGTACGAAACCCGCCGCCGGCGAATGCCTCGGCCGAGCTCTTCTTCAACTTGCTCGTCGACTGA